One window of Bernardetia sp. genomic DNA carries:
- a CDS encoding isochorismatase family protein — translation MQIKKNDSLLLFIDVQEKLFPHINQHFELEKKLGQLIEGIQVLDVPIIISEQYTKGLGKTISSVSEKLNDDILTCEKMTFSCMRNQELAAAIEQSGKRTIILAGIEAHICVLQTALDLSEEGYDVALVLDAVGSRTEENKSISVLRLQNKVAFTSVESILFELCEEAGTEQFKKISKIIK, via the coding sequence ATGCAAATCAAAAAAAACGACAGCCTTTTACTTTTTATAGACGTACAGGAAAAATTATTTCCTCACATCAACCAGCATTTCGAACTAGAAAAAAAACTAGGACAACTCATTGAGGGAATACAGGTTTTAGATGTTCCTATAATTATTTCAGAACAGTACACCAAAGGATTAGGAAAAACTATTTCTTCTGTTTCTGAAAAGCTAAATGACGATATTCTTACCTGCGAAAAAATGACTTTTAGCTGTATGCGAAACCAAGAATTGGCAGCAGCTATTGAGCAAAGTGGAAAAAGAACCATTATTTTAGCTGGCATAGAAGCTCATATTTGTGTTCTTCAAACAGCTTTAGACTTGTCTGAAGAAGGTTATGATGTAGCATTAGTACTAGATGCTGTGGGTTCAAGAACAGAAGAAAATAAAAGTATTTCAGTTTTGAGATTGCAAAATAAAGTTGCCTTCACAAGTGTAGAATCCATACTTTTTGAGCTTTGTGAGGAAGCAGGAACAGAACAGTTTAAGAAAATTTCTAAGATTATTAAATAG